A DNA window from Trypanosoma brucei brucei TREU927 chromosome 10, whole genome shotgun sequence contains the following coding sequences:
- a CDS encoding vesicle-associated membrane protein, putative (Curated by Mark Field. similar to Vesicle- associated membrane protein 722 (AtVAMP722) (Synaptobrevin- related protein 1). (Swiss-Prot:P47192) (Arabidopsis thaliana;)): MQGGTKIYGGVVVRLTDRLLLCKAPGFTTSDFSIPELMWAELVSKCAAPNMRTSSTMMANNATSSGSAAPQLSYHICTDNELAFAILSDMGLTRHKAHATLDEASKTFRKMFVESVASFTPKAVEVFVKPYRDLLLRSSDGGSSDDKVNKVKKAVDEVKEIALDNVERVMQRGQRIDDIVRSTEDLQLQAQGFQRSSRDLRQQMWWSSVKGKLLIAGVALFFILIVVFVFVGGKKEEKK, from the coding sequence ATGCAGGgaggaacaaaaatatatggcGGGGTCGTGGTCCGACTGACGGATCGGTTACTGCTCTGTAAAGCTCCGGGTTTTACCACCAGCGACTTTTCCATTCCGGAACTCATGTGGGCGGAACTTGTCAGTAAATGTGCCGCACCTAATATGCGTACTAGTTCTACTATGATGGCTAATAATGCCACTTCTAGTGGTTCTGCAGCTCCACAACTTTCTTACCATATTTGTACTGATAATGAACTTGCCTTCGCTATTTTATCAGATATGGGGCTTACACGCCATAAGGCGCATGCCACATTGGATGAGGCATCCAAAACATTTCGGAAGATGTTCGTTGAGAGCGTGGCGTCGTTTACTCCCAAAGCAGTGGAGGTGTTTGTAAAACCCTACCGTGATTTATTGCTCCGCTCCAGTGATGGGGGTTCATCAGATGATAAGGTaaataaagttaaaaaagCTGTGGATGAGGTTAAGGAAATTGCTCTCGATAATGTAGAACGTGTCATGCAACGTGGACAACGGATTGATGATATTGTTCGCTCTACAGAGGATTTGCAGCTTCAGGCGCAAGGTTTCCAGCGAAGTAGTCGTGATCTCCGCCAACAAATGTGGTGGAGTTCAGTCAAGGGGAAGTTATTGATTGCAGGTgtggctcttttttttattttaattgtGGTATTCGTTTTTGTAGGTggtaaaaaagaggaaaagaagtaa